The region GCTCTGGTCCTACAAGTTCTCCGACAACAACGGCAGAACCTGGTCGCCTAACCGCGACCGTCACGCCCCGGTCCGCTACGCGTACGAGGCCATGAGAGCCCCCGCGGCCTGGTAGCCGGTACCCGGCGGTCGCCGCTCGGCGCTCGGTGACCGACACAGAAAGGCGGCCCAGGTCCCACCGACTCCGGTGGGACCTGGGCCTTCCTTCGGGCTGCGTGCGCCTCAGCTGAAGATGATCATCGACCCTTGGGCGAGGCTGCGGGTCGCCGCCGCGTGCAGGCCGAGCCACACATGCCGCTCGCGCGCGAACGGACTCGCGTCGTACGGGGCGGGCGCGGCCGGTTCCTCCAGCTCCGTGGGAGCCATGGGCGGCTGCGGGGCGGCCGGCGGGTTCGCCGGGTCGATACCGATCGACGGGGCGACGAACTCCAGCTCGCGCAGCAGCGTCTGGGAGGAGCCCAGGGGGCCGCCCCCGGCGAGGAGTTCGTCATTGGCGAGCGGGTGCGGGAAGTCGACCGGGACGTACGCGCCCGCGTGGTCGTAGTGCCACACGAGGTGCGACTGCTGGACGTTCGTCTCGAACATCTCCAGCAACTGCTCGTAGTCGCCGCCCAGTTCGTCCACCGGGGTGACCGCGAGGCCGCACATCTGGAGCAGATACGCCCGGCGCAGGAAGTGCAGCGCGTCGTAGTCGAAACCGGCGACCGGGGCCACGTCGCCGGAAAGCCCCGGCATGTACGCGTACACCGGGACCGGCGGAAGTCCGGCCTCGCCCAGCGCTTTGTCGTAGAGCGCCAGTTCCTCGGCGAAGGGATTGTCGGGGGTGTGGCACAACACGTCGACGAGCGGGACCAGCCACAGGTCACATGCCAACAGACGGCTCCTCTAGCTCCTTGGGAAGCACGGTGGTCAGGGAAGCGTAATGGGTGGGACCCGTCCTCAGTCCCCCTCGTGCGGATCCCGTACCCACACCCCGAGCGCCCACCTGTCGCACCGGCGCACAGGCCTCCCGCCACGATCTCACGTCGCGCTCATCCGGCGGCCAGGCGCTCGAGGAGGGCGAGGGAGTGCTCGTTGTACGCGGCCACGATCGCGTGCGCCGCGCCCGGGTCGCGGCGGGCCAGCGCGTCCACGAGCTCCGTGTGGCCCGCCCACAGGTGGCCCTTCAGATCCTCCACCCGGCGCAGGTGCTGCACCGTGCACACCCAGGACTGGACGCGCAGGCGGTGCAGGAAGTCGGCGAGGTAGGCGTTGCCGAACAGGGCGCTCAGCTCGCGCCAGAAGCGCAGGTCGTAGCCGATGAGGATGTTCAGGACGCCGGCGGTCGCGGCGCGCTGGGCCTCCTCGCCGCGGCGGCGGACCCCGGCGAGGGCGGCGAGGGTGCGCGGATCGTCGGCCTGCGCCATGCCTGACCCGAGGAGACTCCGGAACATCCCGTCGGTGACGAGACTCCGGGCCTCGATCATGCCGCGGTAGTCGTCGAGCGAGTACTCGTGCACGCGGAAGCCGCGGTGCTGGTCCGCCTCCAGGAGGCCCTGGGCCGACAGATCGACGAGGGCCTCGCGGACGGGGGTCGCGGAGACGCCGTACTGCTCGGCGATCTCCTTCACCGTGAACGCCTGCCCGGGCCGGAGCCGGCCTGCCAGCACCTCGTCGCGGAGCGCGTCCGCGAGCTGCTGCCGCAGGGTGCTACGGGTTACGGCGCCGTTGCCGCCGGTGCCGGGCATGGTCTCTCGCTCCCTCGTCGCGTACGGGTGCACGTGCGTGCGCTTCTCTACAAGCACGGTCACCTTACGCGGACAGGAGCCTTTCATGGGCCGGAGAAGACGGGCCCCAGCCCTGCCCCAGGGGCGCGGCGCATGCGGGGCGAAGCCCCGCCCCGGGGGGCGCGGGGAACCGCGCGCTCAGCCCCCACCGGCCGTCAGCCGACGAACTTCGCACGGCCGGGGTGCGGGGCGGAGCCCCGCCCTGAGGGGCGCGGGGAACTGCGCGCTCAGCCCCCACCTAGCCGCAGCCGACCCACATGCCCCACATGCCCCGCACGCCCCCACGCGTCACACGGTGTACTCGTCCGCCACCGACAACGCCTCGTCCAGCACCGCGAGCCCCTCCTTCGCCTCCCCCTCGGAGACATTGCACGGCGGCACGACATGAGTCCGGTTCATGTTGAT is a window of Streptomyces sp. NBC_00271 DNA encoding:
- a CDS encoding GntR family transcriptional regulator — its product is MPGTGGNGAVTRSTLRQQLADALRDEVLAGRLRPGQAFTVKEIAEQYGVSATPVREALVDLSAQGLLEADQHRGFRVHEYSLDDYRGMIEARSLVTDGMFRSLLGSGMAQADDPRTLAALAGVRRRGEEAQRAATAGVLNILIGYDLRFWRELSALFGNAYLADFLHRLRVQSWVCTVQHLRRVEDLKGHLWAGHTELVDALARRDPGAAHAIVAAYNEHSLALLERLAAG